The following are encoded in a window of Fervidicoccaceae archaeon genomic DNA:
- a CDS encoding amidohydrolase family protein — translation MEIYDLVIRNARTRENPGSLVDIAISEGKISDIREKIEARGEREIDAEGKLVSPPFIDPHLHMCKVYTFLMIGEEAVKHYHESNMGTSELAILLASKIKEKYNESWIYENARKAALEAIEHGTLFIRAFVDTDTKARLEGIKALLRVKEELKDKITIQVVAFPQDGVARDPGAEEYIRKAVELGADVVGGIPWIELTSEEEDYHIEKMFEIAKEFNRDVAMLTDDTGDPNLRTTEKLAKKAIKENWIGRVTANHARAASMYTLPYLTKLAQLLKKADMSLVTDPHTGPLHIPVKFFLSQGVNVALGQDDIADAYYPYGNNNMLEIAFLNSHILWMTTLRDMETLFDMITYNAAKAMGIRSYGIKVGNPADLLILNASSVYEAIWRHEKPLRIIKGGKMLK, via the coding sequence ATGGAAATTTATGATCTAGTAATAAGAAATGCAAGAACAAGGGAGAACCCTGGATCCCTCGTGGATATAGCTATAAGCGAGGGAAAGATTTCCGATATAAGGGAAAAAATTGAGGCGAGAGGAGAGAGGGAGATTGATGCAGAGGGAAAGCTGGTTTCTCCGCCCTTCATAGATCCCCATCTCCACATGTGCAAGGTCTACACTTTCCTCATGATAGGGGAGGAGGCTGTCAAGCACTATCACGAAAGCAATATGGGAACTTCTGAGCTTGCAATACTTCTCGCCTCAAAGATTAAGGAAAAGTACAATGAGAGCTGGATATATGAGAATGCGAGGAAGGCTGCATTAGAAGCAATAGAGCACGGAACTCTCTTCATAAGGGCCTTTGTGGACACTGATACCAAGGCCAGGCTGGAGGGAATAAAGGCTCTGCTCAGAGTTAAAGAGGAGCTCAAGGACAAGATCACAATACAGGTGGTTGCTTTCCCGCAGGACGGAGTTGCAAGGGATCCAGGTGCTGAGGAGTACATAAGGAAGGCTGTTGAGCTTGGAGCAGATGTTGTGGGCGGCATACCATGGATAGAGCTCACATCAGAGGAGGAGGACTACCACATAGAGAAAATGTTCGAGATAGCCAAGGAGTTCAACAGAGATGTTGCCATGCTGACCGATGATACGGGAGATCCAAATCTGAGAACGACTGAGAAGCTGGCAAAGAAGGCAATAAAGGAGAATTGGATAGGAAGGGTTACTGCAAATCATGCAAGGGCTGCCAGCATGTACACTCTCCCATATCTAACAAAGCTTGCCCAGCTCCTTAAGAAGGCTGATATGAGCCTGGTCACAGATCCCCACACAGGCCCCCTTCACATTCCAGTGAAGTTCTTCCTCTCTCAGGGAGTGAATGTTGCTCTCGGTCAGGATGATATAGCTGATGCATACTATCCCTATGGAAACAACAACATGCTTGAAATAGCCTTCCTGAACTCCCACATTCTCTGGATGACAACTCTGAGAGACATGGAAACACTGTTCGACATGATAACCTACAATGCAGCGAAAGCAATGGGCATACGCAGCTATGGAATAAAGGTTGGAAACCCTGCTGATCTCCTTATTCTCAATGCCTCCTCAGTCTATGAAGCAATATGGAGGCACGAGAAGCCTCTCAGGATAATCAAGGGAGGCAAAATGCTCAAGTAG
- a CDS encoding alanyl-tRNA editing protein — translation MRTALLYLDDSYLKEAEVTVLESSSNRVILDRTVIHPRAGGLISDSGALTINGREYRIAEAVEEGDEVVHLLSEQASLSPGDRGVLRLDWEKRYRIMRAHTALHVLISVFNRYSGALVTGNQVTEDVSRVDLNLEKPDRDLVISAIAEANRILAEGHPVKIYYMRREDALKLEGIVKLAKALPPNVERLRIVEIEGVDIQADGGPHVSNTRESGEIVFLKLENKGKNNRRIYFKLKP, via the coding sequence ATGAGGACTGCGCTCCTTTACCTGGATGATTCCTATCTCAAGGAAGCTGAGGTCACAGTTCTCGAGAGCTCCTCCAACAGGGTAATCCTAGATAGAACAGTCATTCATCCTAGAGCTGGGGGGCTGATATCGGATTCTGGAGCTCTGACAATAAATGGAAGGGAATATCGCATAGCAGAGGCAGTCGAAGAGGGAGATGAAGTCGTTCACCTGCTCTCAGAGCAGGCATCTCTATCTCCAGGAGATAGGGGAGTACTGAGGCTTGACTGGGAGAAAAGATACAGGATAATGAGGGCCCACACAGCTCTGCATGTGCTAATCTCGGTCTTCAACAGATATTCTGGAGCTCTAGTCACTGGAAACCAAGTAACTGAGGATGTCTCGAGGGTGGATCTTAACTTGGAAAAGCCAGACAGGGATCTCGTTATCTCAGCAATAGCTGAAGCGAACAGGATATTGGCTGAGGGGCATCCTGTCAAGATATACTACATGAGGAGGGAGGATGCCCTCAAATTGGAAGGAATTGTAAAGCTGGCAAAGGCCCTTCCCCCAAACGTGGAGAGGCTGAGGATAGTTGAAATAGAGGGAGTAGACATTCAGGCAGATGGAGGCCCCCATGTCTCAAACACTAGGGAATCTGGAGAGATAGTCTTTCTGAAGCTCGAGAACAAGGGAAAGAACAACAGGAGAATATACTTCAAGCTAAAGCCGTAG
- the cas6 gene encoding CRISPR system precrRNA processing endoribonuclease RAMP protein Cas6: protein MITQGILSLEPQKIFQALIELESCLAEHYSTKQRTVFINYDNNREPALTAKAKYIVIASENKCEEIVKRTLQTARIYGIGASRANGFGTITIETKANTAK from the coding sequence ATGATTACCCAGGGGATTCTCAGCCTCGAACCCCAAAAAATATTCCAAGCCTTAATAGAGCTCGAGTCCTGTCTAGCTGAGCACTACTCTACTAAGCAGAGGACTGTGTTCATAAACTACGACAACAACAGAGAGCCGGCACTAACAGCAAAAGCAAAATACATTGTTATAGCAAGCGAGAATAAGTGCGAGGAGATAGTCAAGAGAACACTGCAAACAGCAAGGATCTACGGGATAGGGGCAAGCAGAGCCAACGGCTTTGGGACAATAACCATAGAAACAAAAGCAAATACTGCAAAATAA
- a CDS encoding FAD-dependent oxidoreductase: protein MRFLKCDLSRLPPLNGKRVAVIGLGPAGLGAVGSLICRGYEIIAYDAHPEPGGLLMFGIPEFRISKSSVREGVRELTMSGRVSFVSGKMIGRDIELDEAVEGSDAALIATGTIATKKIGINCEDSPDVLPSVEWLIDYHRLKLGYSPMYGYTSSSLKEPVGIIGGGLTAADAAQVSGFELKLKTKIIYRRSKDVAPMGKNEALRLERGGVEFLENLAPKEFLCDSEKSLKGGIFYRTQIIGKGREGKLVYGEEAFVDFFTAINAIGAKPTPPENIEKHGLKLKEDGTIYVDERGMTTREKIFAAGDVVNGPSKIGVALKSGMDAALSIDRYLSQK, encoded by the coding sequence TTGCGTTTCCTGAAGTGCGATCTTTCTAGGCTTCCTCCTCTAAATGGAAAGAGAGTTGCAGTAATAGGACTTGGACCAGCAGGACTTGGAGCAGTAGGCTCTCTAATATGCAGGGGCTACGAGATAATAGCATATGATGCGCATCCAGAGCCGGGAGGCCTCCTCATGTTTGGAATTCCAGAGTTCAGAATAAGCAAGAGCAGTGTTAGGGAAGGAGTTAGAGAGCTAACAATGAGCGGGAGAGTGAGCTTTGTCAGCGGAAAGATGATAGGAAGGGACATTGAGCTGGACGAGGCTGTTGAGGGAAGCGATGCAGCCCTGATAGCGACTGGAACAATAGCTACGAAGAAAATAGGAATAAACTGCGAGGACTCTCCAGATGTTCTCCCCTCAGTCGAGTGGCTCATAGACTATCACAGACTGAAGCTCGGATACTCTCCAATGTACGGCTACACTAGCTCATCTCTTAAGGAGCCAGTCGGCATAATAGGAGGAGGGCTGACAGCAGCAGATGCAGCCCAGGTCTCAGGCTTCGAGCTGAAGCTAAAAACAAAGATAATCTACAGAAGAAGCAAGGATGTGGCCCCAATGGGAAAGAATGAGGCATTGAGGCTGGAAAGAGGAGGGGTTGAGTTCCTGGAAAATCTCGCTCCAAAGGAATTCCTCTGTGATTCGGAAAAGAGCCTAAAGGGAGGGATTTTCTACAGAACACAGATCATTGGAAAGGGGAGGGAGGGAAAGCTTGTATATGGAGAGGAGGCTTTCGTAGACTTCTTTACAGCAATAAATGCAATAGGAGCCAAGCCCACTCCTCCCGAGAACATTGAAAAGCACGGCCTGAAGTTGAAGGAGGATGGAACAATATATGTCGATGAGAGGGGAATGACAACAAGGGAGAAAATTTTTGCAGCTGGAGACGTTGTAAACGGCCCCTCCAAGATAGGTGTAGCACTGAAGAGCGGAATGGATGCTGCTCTAAGCATAGATAGATATCTTTCACAAAAATAG
- a CDS encoding DHHA1 domain-containing protein has protein sequence MSRWWIIAHGDGDGISSAAIGLLALRDVRNIYFSHPAGLKEDLSVVERGESVLIVDIALSSGDERKVISELRRIHDDGGDIIYIDHHPLPPELDERSVPGAFVHDECCSASELSYKYLSRRFKVVSVEERELEKIALYGAISDYLDSSDWAQRALNNWDKRYIYYEAGVLSQGLEGMRKYHDLKREIVKSLASGRDPSSISEIVVNSIFMSRNEKLLIEFVSRNLKSAGKIAYVEDPPGSIPRAATYARAISGMPVGAAVERRKDMAVMSLRAVDASMKINEIAMKIAPRLGGNAGGHPLACGARIPIGRMAEFFELISEAISR, from the coding sequence ATGAGCAGATGGTGGATAATAGCTCATGGGGATGGTGATGGAATATCGAGCGCTGCTATAGGGCTCCTTGCTCTGAGGGATGTGAGGAACATATACTTCAGCCATCCTGCTGGTCTGAAGGAGGATCTCTCTGTTGTTGAGCGCGGAGAGAGCGTTCTAATAGTAGATATAGCCCTCTCCTCAGGAGATGAGAGGAAGGTCATATCGGAGCTAAGGAGGATTCATGATGATGGTGGAGATATAATCTACATAGATCACCATCCCCTCCCCCCAGAGCTGGATGAGAGGTCAGTTCCGGGAGCATTTGTGCATGATGAGTGCTGCTCAGCCTCAGAGCTAAGCTACAAATATCTTAGCAGGAGGTTCAAGGTTGTTTCTGTAGAAGAGAGGGAGCTTGAGAAGATTGCCCTGTATGGAGCGATAAGCGACTATTTAGACAGCTCTGATTGGGCTCAGAGAGCTCTGAACAATTGGGACAAGAGATACATATACTATGAGGCTGGAGTACTTTCGCAGGGCCTAGAGGGCATGAGGAAGTATCACGATCTTAAGAGGGAGATAGTGAAGAGCCTTGCCTCCGGAAGGGATCCGAGCTCAATAAGCGAGATAGTTGTTAACAGCATTTTCATGAGCAGGAATGAGAAGCTTCTAATAGAGTTCGTCTCGAGGAATCTGAAGAGTGCTGGAAAGATAGCCTATGTTGAGGATCCTCCAGGCAGCATTCCAAGGGCAGCAACATATGCTAGAGCCATTTCTGGAATGCCGGTAGGTGCAGCTGTTGAGAGGAGGAAGGATATGGCAGTCATGAGCCTCAGGGCTGTTGATGCTTCAATGAAAATCAACGAGATTGCCATGAAGATTGCTCCCAGGCTTGGAGGAAATGCTGGGGGGCACCCCCTAGCTTGCGGGGCCAGGATTCCAATTGGAAGGATGGCTGAGTTCTTCGAGCTCATCTCAGAGGCGATTTCCAGGTGA
- the eno gene encoding phosphopyruvate hydratase, translated as MNRCVIDKVSAIEILDSRGNPTLKVCLQACGKTACASVPSGASTGKNEAFELRDGERRVRGRGVRRAAANITDVVAQAIVGEDIENIRKIDDLLISIDGTENKSKIGGNAIIGVSMAAARLLSYVKEVPLYAVLGGALRRRIPTPLLNIINGGKHAGNPLSFQEFLLIPHGFSRFSDALWASVEVYFSLKDRVKEKYGSIFTSVGDEGGFAPPISEPEDALKLISESVQAAGYRMEEDFSLGIDAAASSFFSEEEKMYRVSGKKIDAGELMEIYIKLVDSYPVKLIEDPFAEDDFSMFAAITEEMRRRKTIIVGDDLLTTNVKRLRMALERRAVSAVLIKPNQVGTVSETVDFSVLALESGLKRVVSHRSGDTDDSFIADLSIAIESEGIKTGAPARGERTSKYNRLLEVEWELDGEARYAGRSLFI; from the coding sequence ATGAACAGATGTGTAATCGATAAGGTAAGTGCTATCGAGATACTCGATTCAAGGGGAAATCCTACACTTAAGGTCTGCCTGCAGGCCTGTGGAAAGACAGCATGCGCCTCTGTCCCATCAGGAGCAAGCACTGGAAAGAATGAGGCCTTTGAGCTGAGAGATGGGGAGAGAAGGGTTAGGGGAAGGGGGGTGAGAAGGGCTGCAGCAAACATAACAGATGTTGTTGCCCAGGCAATTGTTGGGGAGGACATTGAAAACATTAGGAAAATTGATGATCTTCTCATTTCAATCGATGGAACGGAGAACAAGTCAAAGATTGGTGGGAATGCTATAATAGGAGTAAGCATGGCTGCAGCCAGGCTCCTCTCCTATGTGAAGGAAGTGCCTCTCTATGCTGTGCTCGGGGGAGCTCTGAGGAGGAGAATCCCAACTCCTCTTCTGAACATAATAAATGGGGGTAAGCATGCTGGAAATCCCCTCAGCTTTCAGGAGTTTCTATTGATACCCCATGGCTTCTCAAGGTTCTCCGATGCTCTCTGGGCATCTGTTGAGGTGTACTTTTCACTGAAGGATAGAGTAAAGGAGAAGTATGGAAGCATATTCACCTCGGTTGGGGATGAGGGGGGATTTGCTCCTCCAATAAGTGAGCCTGAAGATGCTCTGAAGCTGATCTCTGAATCAGTGCAGGCTGCTGGCTACAGGATGGAGGAGGACTTCTCCCTTGGTATTGATGCTGCTGCCTCAAGCTTCTTCAGCGAAGAGGAGAAGATGTACAGGGTAAGCGGGAAGAAAATAGATGCTGGAGAGCTGATGGAGATATATATTAAGCTAGTTGATTCCTATCCAGTTAAGCTGATTGAGGATCCCTTCGCAGAGGATGATTTCTCTATGTTCGCAGCCATAACTGAGGAGATGAGGAGGAGAAAGACAATAATTGTTGGAGATGATCTTCTAACTACTAATGTTAAGAGGCTTAGAATGGCTCTTGAGAGAAGGGCTGTGTCTGCAGTTCTAATAAAGCCGAACCAGGTTGGAACTGTAAGCGAGACCGTTGATTTTTCAGTTCTAGCTCTGGAGAGCGGTCTTAAGAGAGTAGTGAGCCACAGGAGCGGAGATACGGATGACTCCTTCATAGCCGATCTTTCCATAGCGATTGAGTCTGAGGGAATAAAGACGGGAGCGCCGGCAAGAGGAGAGAGGACAAGCAAGTACAACAGGCTGCTCGAAGTTGAGTGGGAGCTCGATGGAGAGGCAAGATATGCAGGGAGATCCCTGTTCATTTGA
- a CDS encoding chromatin protein Cren7, with translation MPKAQKKANVCPICGTEVSSPDKTWNLISPLPDEMGRITVTLMGSFTCPNCGYKWKGVISKIKVGGSEVEVEAGGKKKSIKGKAEEESRKEVIIVNLDENEEE, from the coding sequence ATGCCCAAGGCCCAGAAAAAAGCTAATGTCTGTCCAATCTGCGGAACAGAGGTATCCTCTCCAGACAAAACCTGGAACCTCATCTCACCATTACCAGATGAGATGGGAAGGATAACAGTGACACTTATGGGATCCTTCACCTGCCCAAACTGCGGTTATAAATGGAAGGGCGTCATCTCAAAGATAAAGGTCGGGGGAAGCGAGGTCGAAGTTGAGGCAGGCGGAAAGAAGAAGAGCATAAAGGGTAAGGCAGAGGAGGAGAGCAGAAAAGAGGTAATCATTGTAAACCTAGATGAGAATGAGGAGGAGTAA
- a CDS encoding TIGR00269 family protein, whose translation MPKCDRCNEREAAYYQHFTGLKLCGRCLIEDVKSRVKREIDRFSLIKSSDTVLLALSGGKDSFVLLDALSSIVDSSRLIGFSIVEGIPNYNREEYIARLKKYASDRGVDLVVSSLKEMFGYSLHDIVSRARAVSLEISPCTFCGAMRRRGINLAARMLGASKTATAHNLDDEVQTLFMNILRGDPERLIRQHPLAPRLSSLLVQRIKPLRKIYEREATAYAFELGFKFQETECPYITFQPTLRARIRHWLYMLERERPGAMLSILEKFDSLLIRKIAESKYSDLPTCRICGEPTSIGRTICKLCELMQAMGIENGENAVQLKAQLSRTRRSSQVSQQSSFQQQPDLSHV comes from the coding sequence ATGCCAAAGTGCGACAGATGCAATGAGAGAGAGGCAGCATACTATCAGCACTTCACTGGCCTCAAGCTGTGCGGCAGGTGCCTGATAGAGGATGTGAAAAGCAGGGTGAAAAGAGAAATAGACAGGTTCTCCCTAATAAAGAGCAGCGACACAGTCCTCCTAGCTCTGAGCGGAGGAAAGGACAGCTTCGTCCTCCTCGATGCTCTTTCCAGCATCGTTGACAGCAGCAGGCTAATAGGATTCTCAATCGTTGAAGGAATTCCAAACTACAACAGGGAAGAGTACATTGCTAGGCTGAAAAAATATGCTTCAGATAGAGGAGTCGATCTAGTTGTATCGAGCCTGAAGGAAATGTTCGGCTATTCTCTGCATGATATAGTGAGCAGGGCAAGGGCAGTGAGTCTTGAGATCTCCCCATGCACTTTCTGCGGGGCAATGAGGAGGAGGGGGATAAATTTAGCAGCGAGGATGCTTGGTGCAAGCAAAACGGCCACAGCCCACAACCTCGACGATGAGGTTCAGACTCTCTTCATGAACATCCTGAGGGGGGATCCGGAGAGGCTTATAAGGCAGCACCCACTGGCACCAAGGCTTAGCAGCCTCCTTGTTCAGAGGATAAAGCCCCTCAGAAAAATCTATGAGAGGGAGGCAACAGCATATGCTTTTGAGCTCGGCTTCAAATTTCAGGAGACGGAATGCCCCTACATAACATTTCAGCCTACCCTCAGAGCAAGAATAAGGCATTGGCTTTACATGCTCGAGAGGGAGAGGCCTGGAGCAATGCTCTCCATTTTGGAGAAATTCGACTCGCTCCTCATAAGAAAAATAGCTGAGAGCAAATACAGCGATCTCCCAACTTGCAGAATATGCGGGGAGCCTACAAGCATAGGAAGAACAATATGCAAGCTATGCGAGCTAATGCAGGCAATGGGGATTGAGAATGGCGAAAATGCTGTGCAATTGAAAGCGCAGCTTTCTAGAACTCGTAGAAGTAGTCAGGTATCTCAGCAATCCTCCTTCCAGCAACAACCTGATCTATCCCATGTATAG
- a CDS encoding metallophosphoesterase family protein — protein MNAWEIARENMERELSSPSRISRALEEYASFIKESYRERIVRREHRGTAVFVGDIHGDLDSLSKILSRIDASLLDSGETQIFFLGDYIDRGPNQLECLFSVLELISHFPKSTVALRGNHEPLPSVTPYPHDFPAELNMRFGYERGSEIYNAARQLFDSLPFVFILNSEIIGVHGGLPTKNYMRAESLEEFLIGHGDQDFFDLAVELLWNDPIDDPIVRLPSPRGAGYLWGTLVTDWAKKSFSIGLIVRGHEPSDYGYKLQHNGTVLTLFSRMGPPYFNRSAAIAVLDLSNEEWRRNVLSSIQFIS, from the coding sequence GTGAATGCCTGGGAGATAGCAAGAGAAAATATGGAGAGAGAGTTGAGCTCTCCATCGAGAATTTCCAGAGCCCTTGAGGAATATGCTTCTTTCATCAAGGAAAGCTATAGAGAGAGAATTGTGAGGAGGGAGCACAGAGGAACTGCTGTCTTCGTTGGAGACATACATGGAGATCTGGATAGCTTGAGCAAGATCCTGTCGAGAATTGATGCAAGTCTCCTCGATTCCGGGGAAACGCAGATTTTCTTCCTGGGAGACTACATAGATAGAGGCCCAAATCAGCTGGAGTGCCTCTTTTCAGTGCTTGAGCTCATTTCCCACTTTCCGAAAAGCACTGTTGCTCTGAGGGGAAATCACGAGCCCCTTCCCAGCGTTACTCCATATCCCCACGACTTTCCAGCTGAGCTGAACATGAGGTTTGGATACGAGAGGGGGAGCGAGATATACAATGCAGCGAGGCAGCTCTTCGACTCCCTCCCATTTGTCTTCATTCTCAACTCGGAAATAATAGGAGTTCATGGAGGGCTTCCAACGAAGAACTACATGAGGGCTGAAAGCCTGGAGGAGTTTCTGATTGGCCATGGAGATCAGGATTTCTTCGATTTAGCAGTTGAGCTTCTATGGAATGATCCAATTGATGATCCCATAGTCAGGCTCCCCTCTCCCAGAGGAGCAGGCTATCTCTGGGGAACCCTGGTTACAGATTGGGCAAAGAAGAGCTTCAGCATAGGGCTCATTGTGAGGGGGCACGAGCCAAGCGATTACGGCTACAAGCTCCAGCACAATGGCACGGTTCTCACTCTCTTCAGCAGGATGGGCCCTCCATATTTCAATAGATCAGCAGCAATAGCTGTTCTAGATCTCTCTAATGAGGAGTGGAGGAGAAATGTCCTTTCCTCCATTCAGTTCATAAGCTGA
- a CDS encoding DUF211 domain-containing protein, whose product MGIRRVVLDILMPIRGLGIDELALSIEKVEGVESVNITVKEFDVSTQTLLVVVEGENIDMLELKSVLDRFGVAIHGIDQVVAGRRIAEIPDYFYEF is encoded by the coding sequence TTGGGAATAAGGAGGGTTGTTCTTGATATACTGATGCCCATAAGGGGGCTGGGCATAGATGAGCTTGCTCTGAGCATTGAAAAGGTAGAGGGAGTTGAGTCAGTGAACATAACAGTGAAGGAATTCGATGTGAGCACCCAGACCCTGCTCGTAGTAGTTGAGGGGGAGAACATAGACATGCTAGAGCTGAAGAGCGTTCTCGATAGGTTTGGAGTTGCTATACATGGGATAGATCAGGTTGTTGCTGGAAGGAGGATTGCTGAGATACCTGACTACTTCTACGAGTTCTAG
- a CDS encoding glycosyltransferase family 4 protein, producing MEKSNVLVVADVGLPNVVLTGGVLRSTRSIKEYTKHFYVNLVIQPRYKFTSYELQLLKNDLGVQDVNPVEAKLKFLNDSRLAFTYIAIPPKVLRMLLRIDKLKARPKAIVVLNEPSNFLSIGKLLKEEFNVPSLAMIQLPLFYSDKRRREAITNAFRLWFNELYRDSYVGKFVRELRTRLELLLAHSRLTNELLKSYDVLIAVSKAVFIEMGGKPLDRFYVMDPGVSLNEEDEKLMSKIKENFREKGNYMVFGGRVDALKGFVEALYAFREISRRNSLLKLVITGYIGNRLRVRVEKFVRRLGLEDRIVLTGNIPRAERFRIVANANLMLYPSHVDSFPYSILESLYLGTPVVAYNIPALKLYYGGCSGVRLVKEGDIEALVAEALNTISSKRVEVEPPKLRSWNEIMQEETNLIKRVMLKK from the coding sequence TTGGAGAAAAGCAATGTTCTAGTAGTAGCTGACGTAGGATTGCCAAACGTCGTACTAACTGGGGGGGTCTTAAGGTCTACACGTTCTATCAAGGAGTACACCAAGCACTTCTATGTCAATCTAGTAATACAGCCTAGGTATAAGTTTACGAGCTATGAGCTACAGCTATTAAAGAATGATTTAGGAGTGCAAGATGTTAATCCAGTTGAAGCGAAATTGAAGTTCCTGAACGATAGTAGGCTTGCTTTTACATACATTGCCATCCCACCTAAAGTTTTAAGAATGTTGCTGAGAATTGATAAGTTAAAGGCAAGACCTAAAGCGATCGTTGTCTTAAACGAGCCAAGCAACTTCCTAAGTATAGGTAAGCTACTAAAGGAGGAGTTTAATGTCCCTTCTCTTGCAATGATTCAACTTCCACTCTTCTATAGCGACAAGAGGAGGAGGGAGGCCATCACAAATGCCTTTAGGCTCTGGTTCAATGAACTATATAGAGACAGTTATGTAGGTAAGTTTGTTAGGGAACTAAGGACAAGACTGGAGTTGCTGTTGGCACACTCTAGATTAACTAATGAACTTCTCAAAAGTTATGATGTGTTAATAGCAGTAAGTAAGGCTGTTTTTATTGAGATGGGTGGAAAACCATTAGACAGGTTCTACGTCATGGATCCGGGTGTCTCGCTTAATGAAGAGGATGAAAAGCTGATGTCGAAAATAAAGGAGAACTTTAGAGAAAAAGGTAACTACATGGTATTTGGTGGGCGCGTGGATGCCTTAAAAGGATTTGTAGAAGCATTGTATGCATTCAGAGAAATTAGTAGAAGGAATTCATTGCTAAAGCTCGTTATAACAGGGTATATTGGCAATAGGCTAAGAGTACGAGTGGAGAAGTTTGTGAGAAGGCTTGGACTTGAAGATAGAATTGTTCTAACCGGGAATATTCCTAGGGCCGAAAGATTTAGAATCGTGGCTAATGCTAATTTAATGCTCTATCCAAGTCATGTAGATTCATTCCCCTACTCCATATTGGAGTCACTCTATTTGGGCACGCCTGTGGTAGCATACAATATACCTGCACTGAAACTATACTATGGTGGATGTTCTGGAGTAAGGCTCGTAAAGGAAGGTGACATAGAGGCGTTAGTTGCTGAGGCTCTGAATACCATTAGCTCGAAAAGGGTAGAGGTCGAGCCGCCTAAATTAAGGAGTTGGAATGAAATTATGCAGGAAGAAACCAACTTAATAAAAAGGGTCATGCTCAAGAAATGA
- the mtnA gene encoding S-methyl-5-thioribose-1-phosphate isomerase, protein MGRLDDLIKRVEELKRKVDVIPVQWNDGKVVWLNVAQIPWREEYVESNRIDELANAIRSLEIRGAPAIGIAAALGIAMAAYNARGGADDVKRASLEAAEKLSRTRPTAVNLFWAIERMRKKIDELSNASADELREALLSEALQIQVEDIEGNLKMGEIGESLIEDGDAILTHCNTGSLATGGHGTALGIIKTAWRKGKRISVIATETRPLLQGARLTAWELKKEGIPFRLITDGMVGYVFANRLANKAIVGADRIFRSGHVINKIGTYTIAISANFHKVPFYVAAPTSTIDRKSEVSGEKIEYRSEEEVTSILGKLRIAPEGARALNPAFDLTPPELISAIITERGIASGDLARALEEMLM, encoded by the coding sequence ATGGGAAGGCTTGATGATCTGATAAAAAGAGTGGAGGAGCTAAAGAGAAAGGTAGATGTAATTCCTGTTCAATGGAACGATGGAAAGGTTGTATGGCTGAACGTGGCGCAGATACCTTGGAGGGAGGAATATGTTGAGAGCAATAGGATAGATGAGCTAGCCAATGCAATAAGAAGCCTGGAGATCAGGGGAGCTCCAGCCATTGGAATTGCAGCTGCCCTCGGAATTGCCATGGCAGCATACAATGCAAGGGGTGGGGCAGATGATGTTAAAAGGGCCTCACTGGAAGCTGCTGAGAAGCTTTCCAGGACTAGGCCAACTGCTGTTAATCTCTTCTGGGCCATTGAGAGAATGAGGAAAAAGATCGATGAGCTATCCAATGCATCTGCCGATGAGCTGAGAGAGGCTCTTCTTAGCGAGGCTCTTCAGATACAGGTTGAGGACATCGAGGGAAATCTGAAAATGGGGGAAATAGGGGAATCTCTCATAGAAGATGGTGATGCTATTCTGACCCACTGCAATACAGGTTCCCTGGCAACTGGAGGCCATGGAACTGCCCTGGGAATAATAAAGACTGCATGGAGAAAGGGAAAGAGGATCTCGGTTATAGCAACAGAGACGAGGCCCCTCCTTCAGGGAGCAAGGCTTACAGCATGGGAGCTGAAGAAAGAGGGGATACCATTTAGGCTCATTACAGATGGCATGGTAGGCTATGTCTTCGCAAATCGCCTTGCGAATAAGGCAATAGTTGGGGCAGATAGGATATTCAGGAGCGGCCACGTTATCAATAAGATAGGAACATATACGATAGCAATTTCCGCAAATTTCCACAAAGTTCCATTCTATGTGGCAGCTCCTACATCAACGATAGATAGAAAAAGCGAAGTATCGGGAGAGAAAATTGAGTACAGATCCGAGGAAGAGGTCACAAGCATTCTTGGAAAGCTGAGAATAGCTCCTGAGGGAGCCAGAGCTCTAAATCCTGCATTTGATTTAACCCCTCCTGAGCTGATCAGCGCGATAATTACTGAGAGAGGAATAGCTTCTGGGGATCTTGCCAGGGCTCTAGAAGAAATGTTGATGTGA